The Colletotrichum higginsianum IMI 349063 chromosome 2, whole genome shotgun sequence genome has a segment encoding these proteins:
- a CDS encoding Carbohydrate-binding module family 1 protein, whose protein sequence is MRLLGFLATGLSATLFFSSASGQSTVPAWGQCGGNGWGGGTACVSGYTCSILNTPTTASARPSSTSTASVATATNIRTTSRASTTLVSVTTTAAGGGGGGTVPTTIVSGWYWIRAVASPNFHNYLQAKPTSTPSKAYLESPSGAGQFKIESGGYAYVEHAGHQPP, encoded by the exons ATGAGATTGCTAGGTTTCTTGGCTACAGGCCTCTCTGCCACACTCTTCTTCAGTTCAGCTTCGGGGCAGAGCACGGTTCCGGCTTGGGGGCAAT GCGGTGGTAATGGTTGGGGCGGCGGCACTGCTTGTGTGAGCGGCTACACCTGCTCCATTCTTAA CACTCCGACGACCGCTTCTGCTAGGCCCTCTTCAACTTCAACCGCCTCTGTTGCAACTGCCACTAACATCCGCACAACCTCTCGTGCATCGACAACTCTCGTGAGTGTAACCACCACAgcagctggcggcggcggcggcggcaccgttCCCACGACTATTGTCTCGGGATGGTACTGGATCCGCGCTGTGGCCTCGCCCAACTTCCACAATTACCTCCAAGCCAAGCCCACCAGCACACCCAGCAAAGCTTACCTCGAGTCTCCCAGCGGTGCAGGCCAATTCAAGATTGAGTCTG GGGGATACGCTTACGTGGAGCACGCCGGACATCAACCGCCCTAA
- a CDS encoding WD repeat domain-containing protein, with protein MSKRSADIEMGDAPLKGGDRPEGMEIDEKDPGMGEFEDEFEDEFEEDEIMEAGVDGRPDAEREAEEKEAAVDQGTFIVGRNKLEAGQTLAPDVSTYEMLHNISTPWPCLSFDILRDSLGDNRKVYPATMYTVAGTQAENARANDNQLMVMKFSGLSRTEKNEEESDDEEDDDEDAEPILEHKSIPMNSATNRIRAHQIPSQDASRPPTTLTASMTESSNVFIHDITPHLYSFDNPGTVISAQQNKPVSTIRAHKSEGYALAWSPLVPSGKLLTGDNDGLIYLTTRTDGGGFVTDNRPFQGHTSSVEEILWSPSEQSVFSSASSDGTIRVWDVRSKSRKPALSMQVSSTDVNVMSWSPLTTHLLASGADDGEFAVWDLRQWKQSSTSPSDKPPPIASFNYHKEQVTSIEWHPTDDSIIAVAAGDSTVTLWDLAVELDDEESKDTGGVKDVPPQLLFVHYLSNVKELHWHPQITGSLVATGDEFSIFRTISV; from the exons ATGTCGAAACGATCTGCCGATATCGAGATGGGCGACGCCCCCCTCAAGGGAGGCGATCGTCCCGAGGGTATGGAGATTGACGAGAAGGACCCCGGAATGGGCGAGTTTGAGGACGAGTTCGAGGACGAgttcgaggaggacgagatcatGGAAGCCGGCGTTGACGGACGGCCCGATGCAGAGAGAgaagccgaggagaaggaag CCGCGGTTGACCAGGGCACCTTCATCGTCGGACGAAACAAACTCGAAGCCGGACAGACACTCGCGCCCGACGTATCGACATACGAGATGCTGCACAACATCAGCACCCCATGGCCCTGTTTGTCGTTTGATATCCTCCGCGACAGCCTCGGGGACAACCGCAAAGTCTACCCCGCCACCATGTACACCGTGGCCGGCACACAGGCCGAGAACGCCAGGGCCAACGACAACCAGCTGATGGTTATGAAGTTCAGCGGCCTGAGTCGAACGGAGAAGAACGAGGAGGAAtctgacgacgaggaagacgacgatgaggatgccGAGCCCATTTTGGAGCATAAGTCCATCCCCATGAACTCGGCCACAAACCGAATCCGCGCCCACCAGATCCCTTCGCAAGACGCCTCCAGACCCCCGACTACCCTAACCGCGAGCATGACCGAGTCTTCCAACGTCTTCATCCACGACATTACTCCTCATCTCTACTCCTTCGACAACCCGGGCACCGTCATTTCTGCCCAACAAAACAAGCCGGTATCGACCATCCGCGCCCACAAGTCGGAGGGTTATGCCCTGGCCTGGTCTCCCCTTGTCCCCAGCGGAAAGCTCCTTACCGGTGACAACGATGGCCTGATCTACCTCACAACGCGcaccgatggcggcggcttcgtcacCGACAACCGGCCATTCCAGGGCCACACCAGCAGTGTCGAGGAGATCCTCTGGAGCCCGTCCGAGCAGTCCGTCTTCTCGTCTGCGTCAAGCGACGGCACGATCCGCGTCTGGGATGTCCGCAGCAAGAGCAGAAAGCCTGCGTTGTCCATGCAGGTCAGCTCGACCGACGTCAACGTCATGTCGTGGTCGCCTCTCACGACGCACCTGCTCGCCtcgggcgccgacgacggcgaatTTGCCGTCTGGGACCTGCGTCAGTGGAAGCagagctcgacctcgccttCAGACAAGCCCCCGCCAATTGCCAGCTTCAACTACCACAAGGAGCAGGTCACGAGCATCGAGTGGCACCCCACAGACGACAGCATCATtgccgtcgcggcgggcgaCAGCACCGTAACCCTCTGGGACTtggccgtcgagctcgacgacgaggagagcaAGGACACTGGAGGCGTCAAGGATGTGCCGCCTCAGCTGCTGTTTGTGCACTACCTGTCCAACGTCAAGGAGCTGCACTGGCACCCCCAGATCACTGGCAGCCTGGTAGCCACAGGTGATGAATTTAGCATCTTCCGCACGATTAGCGTTTAG